One window of the Triticum dicoccoides isolate Atlit2015 ecotype Zavitan chromosome 3B, WEW_v2.0, whole genome shotgun sequence genome contains the following:
- the LOC119281117 gene encoding cell division control protein 48 homolog D-like: protein MEKLSIFKGDMVLLKGKRRHNTVCMALPDDTCEGHKLRINKVARSNLRVRIADVVSVHLCHDAKFGRRVHILPLDDTVEGIAGNLFDVYLKPYFVDAYRPLHKGDLFLVRGGMRSVEFKVMEIDPAVDYCTVAPDTEIFCEGEPVKREDEERLDDIGYDDVGGMGKPLTLIRELVELPLRHPQIFKSIGVKPPKGILLYGPPGSGKTLIARAVANETGAFFFLINGPEIMSKMAGESESNLRKAFEEAEKNAPSIIFIDEIDSIAPNREKTHGEVERRIVSQLLTLMDGMKARAHVIVMGATNRPNSIDPALRRSGRFDREIDVGVPDEVGRLEVLRIHTKNMKLDEDVNLEVVAKDTHGYVGADLAALCTEAALQCIREKMDVIDLEDDTIDAEILNSMAVTNDHLKTALVGTNPSALRETVVEVPNVSWTDIGGLDGVKRELQETVQYPVEHPKKFEKFGMSPSKGVLFYGPPGCGKTLLAKAIANECQANFISIKGPELLTMWFGESEANVREIFDKARQSAPCVLFFDELDSIATQRGGRVGDAGGAADRVLNQLLTEMDGMNGKKTVFIIGATNRPDIIDSALLRPGRLDQLTYIPLPDEASRHQIFKACLRKSPVAKDVDLGALARFTSGFSGADITEICQRACKYAIRKDIEKDIERRRMGKDTMEVDGGLEHEVAEIKAAHFEESMKYARRSVSDAAIRKYQAFAQTLQQSRGFGTEFRFPAWPQAAEAAVNTSAAADEDEDDLYK from the coding sequence ATGGAGAAGCTCTCCATATTCAAAGGCGACATGGTGCTGCTCAAGGGCAAGCGCCGCCACAACACGGTCTGCATGGCACTGCCCGACGACACCTGCGAGGGGCACAAGCTCAGGATCAACAAGGTGGCCCGCTCCAACCTGCGCGTGCGCATCGCCGACGTCGTGTCCGTGCACCTGTGCCACGACGCCAAGTTCGGCAGGCGCGTGCACATCCTTCCCTTGGACGACACCGTCGAGGGCATCGCGGGGAACCTCTTTGACGTCTACCTCAAGCCCTACTTCGTGGACGCCTACCGCCCGCTCCACAAGGGCGACCTCTTCCTggtgcgtggcggcatgcggagcGTCGAGTTCAAGGTCATGGAGATCGACCCCGCGGTGGACTACTGCACCGTGGCGCCCGACACGGAGATCTTCTGCGAGGGCGAGCCGGTAAAGCGGGAGGACGAGGAGAGGCTTGACGACATTGGCTACGACGACGTGGGTGGCATGGGGAAACCGCTGACTCTGATCAGGGAGCTCGTCGAGCTGCCACTCAGGCATCCGCAGATCTTCAAGAGCATTGGCGTCAAGCCGCCCAAGGGCATCCTCCTGTATGGCCCTCCCGGGTCCGGCAAGACGCTGATCGCCCGTGCGGTCGCCAACGAGACCggggccttcttcttcctcatcaacgGCCCGGAGATAATGTCCAAGATGGCCGGAGAGAGCGAGAGCAACCTGAGGAAGGCATTCGAGGAGGCCGAGAAGAACGCGCCCTCCATCATCTTCATTGACGAGATCGACTCCATTGCTCCGAACAGGGAGAAGACTCACGGCGAGGTCGAGAGGCGCATCGTCTCCCAGCTGCTGACTCTGATGGACGGCATGAAGGCCCGCGCGCACGTCATCGTCATGGGCGCCACGAACCGTCCCAATAGCATCGACCCTGCCTTGAGGCGCTCCGGGAGGTTCGATCGCGAGATCGACGTCGGCGTGCCAGACGAGGTCGGGCGTCTCGAAGTGCTCCGCATCCACACCAAAAACATGAAGCTGGACGAGGACGTCAACCTTGAGGTGGTTGCCAAGGATACGCACGGCTATGTCGGCGCCGACTTGGCCGCGCTCTGCACCGAGGCGGCGCTGCAATGCATcagggagaagatggacgtcatCGACCTAGAGGACGACACCATCGACGCCGAGATCTTGAACTCCATGGCCGTCACCAATGACCACCTTAAGACGGCTCTCGTCGGCACAAACCCGTCTGCGCTACGTGAGACCGTCGTGGAGGTGCCGAACGTCAGCTGGACCGATATCGGCGGCCTCGACGGCGTCAAGAGGGAGCTGCAAGAGACCGTCCAGTACCCGGTCGAGCACCCGAAGAAATTCGAGAAGTTCGGCATGTCGCCGTCCAAGGGCGTCCTGTTCTACGGGCCACCAGGCTGCGGCAAGACCTTGCTGGCGAAGGCTATCGCCAACGAGTGCCAGGCCAacttcatcagcatcaaggggccaGAGCTTCTCACCATGTGGTTCGGCGAGAGCGAGGCCAACGTGCGCGAGATCTTCGACAAGGCACGTCAGTCTGCGCCGTGCGTGCTGTTCTTCGACGAGCTCGACTCCATCGCTACCCAAAGGGGCGGCAGAGTGGGTGACGCCGGCGGCGCGGCGGACAGGGTCCTGAACCAGCTGCTCACCGAGATGGACGGAATGAACGGCAAAAAGACGGTCTTCATCATCGGCGCCACCAATAGGCCCGACATTATTGACTCGGCGTTGCTCCGTCCCGGCCGCCTGGACCAGCTCACCTACATCCCCTTGCCGGACGAGGCCTCGCGGCACCAGATCTTCAAGGCCTGCCTCAGGAAGTCTCCAGTGGCCAAGGACGTCGACCTCGGAGCGCTCGCAAGGTTCACCTCCGGCTTCAGCGGCGCCGACATCACAGAGATCTGCCAGAGGGCGTGCAAGTACGCCATCAGGAAGGACATTGAGAAGGACATAGAGAGGCGGAGGATGGGGAAAGACACCATGGAGGTGGACGGCGGGCTGGAACACGAGGTGGCTGAGATAAAGGCGGCTCACTTCGAGGAGTCGATGAAGTATGCGAGGCGGAGCGTGAGCGATGCCGCCATCAGGAAGTACCAGGCCTTTGCGCAGACGCTACAACAGTCTAGGGGGTTCGGCACTGAGTTCCGCTTTCCAGCATGGCCACAGGCGGCAGAAGCTGCCGTCAACACCTCCGCGGCAGCTGACGAGGATGAAGACGATCTATACAAGTGA